From a single Couchioplanes caeruleus genomic region:
- a CDS encoding amidohydrolase: MTSALTAPAGAETATFPGPPPGAEPLPGQLDRWLAARGAELVAIRRHIHAHPEPSNAEFETAALVARELAVAGLSPQLLPKGNGLICDIGEGDRVVAFRADLDALPLQDTKDVPYRSTVEKVAHACGHDVHTTVLLGLGLALAQLNEQGELPGRVRLIFQPAEEYVPSGAPEVIASGALKDVVAIYALHCYPQLPAGLVGVRSGPFTAAADTVRVRLTGPGGHTARPHLTADLVHALGRVIVDVPALLDRRVDPRAGVSMVWGAVKAGQAFNAIPGEGEVLGTVRILNREAWREAPELISQLIHDVVAATGAKAEIQYNRGVPPVINDRMASAVIAGAAGAALGADRVVEAEISMGGEDFSFYLENVPGAMIRLGTGTPGSEVKYDLHTSNFDVDERCIGYGVRVMVHTAMAALSTGAF; encoded by the coding sequence GTGACGAGTGCACTGACGGCGCCGGCCGGCGCCGAGACGGCGACCTTCCCCGGACCGCCCCCCGGGGCCGAGCCCCTGCCCGGTCAGCTCGACCGCTGGCTCGCCGCCCGGGGAGCCGAGCTCGTGGCCATCCGCCGTCACATCCACGCGCACCCCGAGCCGTCCAACGCCGAGTTCGAGACCGCCGCGCTCGTCGCCCGGGAGCTCGCCGTGGCGGGCCTCTCGCCGCAGCTGCTGCCCAAGGGCAACGGCCTGATCTGCGACATCGGCGAGGGCGACCGGGTGGTGGCGTTCCGCGCCGACCTGGACGCGCTGCCGCTGCAGGACACCAAGGACGTGCCGTACCGCTCGACGGTGGAGAAGGTCGCCCACGCCTGCGGCCACGACGTGCACACCACGGTGCTGCTCGGGCTGGGCCTGGCGTTGGCGCAGCTCAACGAGCAGGGGGAGCTGCCCGGCCGGGTGCGGCTGATCTTCCAGCCGGCCGAGGAGTACGTGCCCTCCGGCGCCCCCGAGGTGATCGCCTCCGGTGCGCTCAAGGACGTCGTCGCGATCTACGCGCTGCACTGCTACCCGCAGCTGCCCGCGGGCCTGGTCGGGGTCCGCTCCGGCCCGTTCACCGCGGCGGCCGACACGGTCCGCGTACGCCTCACCGGCCCCGGCGGGCACACCGCCCGGCCGCACCTGACCGCCGACCTGGTGCACGCGCTGGGCCGGGTCATCGTGGACGTCCCCGCGCTGCTGGACCGCCGGGTCGACCCGCGGGCCGGCGTCTCCATGGTGTGGGGCGCCGTGAAGGCCGGTCAGGCGTTCAACGCGATCCCCGGCGAGGGGGAGGTGCTCGGCACCGTCCGCATCCTCAACCGCGAGGCCTGGCGGGAGGCGCCGGAGCTGATCTCCCAGCTGATCCACGACGTCGTCGCGGCCACCGGCGCCAAGGCCGAGATCCAGTACAACCGGGGCGTCCCGCCGGTGATCAACGACCGCATGGCCTCCGCCGTGATCGCCGGGGCGGCCGGCGCCGCGCTGGGCGCCGACCGCGTCGTCGAGGCGGAGATCAGCATGGGCGGCGAGGACTTCTCCTTCTACCTCGAGAACGTGCCCGGGGCGATGATCCGCCTCGGCACCGGCACGCCCGGCTCGGAGGTCAAGTACGACCTGCACACCAGCAACTTCGACGTGGACGAGCGCTGCATCGGGTACGGCGTACGCGTCATGGTGCACACCGCGATGGCTGCGCTGTCCACCGGCGCCTTCTAA
- a CDS encoding DUF4349 domain-containing protein yields MNGRTRVRTAVCAAGLVAALALPACSSDRAGDKASSTSGGGPGISEQRAPAEGGAAAPAQQQGKDTGAKAPDLGVDQRSIIYTGSITVRVDDVNTAAARATGIATAAGGFVGGDKRNSNGDQGSSDATLTLRVPAEKFTSVVDQLAAIGTEEQRGINTEDVTEETIDLDARIATQQARVDSGRKLLAQAKSLSDLVMLEREVATRESDLASLQAKKRRLGDLTALSTITVVLLDPQAVKQEKDDDGAPGFLAGLRNGWDGLLASLAVVATVVGWLLPWLLLLALPAWAVLWYVRRSRRARPPLEQESA; encoded by the coding sequence ATGAACGGACGAACTCGGGTCAGAACGGCCGTCTGCGCCGCGGGGCTGGTGGCCGCGCTCGCCCTGCCGGCCTGCAGCAGCGACCGCGCCGGCGACAAGGCCTCGTCGACCTCGGGTGGCGGGCCCGGCATCAGCGAGCAGCGCGCGCCCGCCGAGGGCGGGGCCGCCGCCCCCGCCCAGCAGCAGGGGAAAGACACCGGCGCGAAGGCCCCGGACCTGGGCGTGGACCAGCGGTCGATCATCTACACCGGGTCGATCACCGTACGGGTGGACGACGTCAACACCGCCGCCGCGCGCGCCACCGGCATCGCGACCGCCGCGGGGGGCTTCGTCGGCGGCGACAAACGCAACAGCAACGGCGACCAGGGGTCCAGTGACGCCACGCTGACGCTGCGGGTGCCCGCCGAGAAGTTCACCTCCGTGGTGGACCAGCTCGCCGCGATCGGTACGGAGGAGCAGCGCGGCATCAACACCGAGGACGTCACCGAGGAGACGATCGACCTCGACGCCCGGATCGCCACCCAGCAGGCCCGGGTGGACAGCGGCCGCAAGCTCCTGGCCCAGGCGAAGTCGCTGAGCGACCTGGTCATGCTGGAACGCGAGGTCGCCACCCGGGAGTCGGACCTCGCGTCGCTGCAGGCCAAGAAGCGCCGGTTGGGCGACCTCACCGCACTGTCCACGATCACCGTCGTGCTGCTCGACCCGCAGGCCGTCAAGCAGGAGAAGGACGACGACGGGGCGCCCGGCTTCCTCGCCGGGCTGCGCAACGGCTGGGACGGGCTGCTGGCGTCGCTGGCCGTCGTGGCGACCGTGGTCGGCTGGCTGCTGCCGTGGCTCCTGCTGCTCGCCCTGCCGGCGTGGGCCGTCCTCTGGTACGTACGCCGGAGCCGGCGGGCCCGTCCTCCGCTGGAGCAGGAAAGCGCTTAG
- a CDS encoding MBL fold metallo-hydrolase, whose translation MRVTKFTHSCLRIEGDAVLVVDPGAFSERAALAGADAVLITHEHPDHLDVDGLADALAQRPGTRVYAHPDVLPKLTAFADVVTAVEPGTHVEAAGFTVRAYGGQHAVIHQDIPRIANLGYLISDGGQSVYTPGDSFTVPEENVDTLFVPLNAPWMKLSEAIDFVRAVKPGRAYALHDFLLTATGAQISNGHLERLGGTSYAQLAPGTTLP comes from the coding sequence GTGCGCGTCACGAAGTTCACGCATTCCTGCCTACGCATCGAGGGCGATGCGGTCCTGGTGGTCGACCCCGGCGCGTTCAGCGAGCGGGCGGCGCTGGCCGGGGCGGACGCCGTCCTCATCACCCACGAGCATCCCGACCACCTCGACGTGGACGGGCTCGCCGACGCCCTGGCCCAGCGGCCGGGCACCCGCGTCTACGCCCACCCCGACGTGCTGCCGAAACTGACGGCGTTCGCCGACGTGGTCACGGCCGTGGAGCCCGGCACGCACGTCGAGGCCGCCGGCTTCACGGTCCGGGCGTACGGTGGGCAGCACGCGGTCATCCATCAGGACATCCCGCGCATCGCCAACCTCGGATACCTCATCTCCGACGGCGGCCAGTCGGTGTACACGCCGGGCGACTCGTTCACGGTGCCGGAGGAGAACGTGGACACGCTGTTCGTGCCGCTGAACGCGCCGTGGATGAAGCTGAGCGAGGCGATCGACTTCGTGCGCGCGGTCAAGCCGGGGCGGGCGTACGCGCTGCACGACTTCCTGCTCACCGCGACCGGCGCGCAGATCTCCAACGGACACCTGGAACGGCTGGGCGGCACCTCGTACGCGCAGCTCGCCCCCGGCACTACGCTCCCCTGA
- a CDS encoding SCO6745 family protein has translation MTPEQAAANARAGLASLVGAFAESPQTLRRARLMGLSGWAYHVSARAGALGDVRPETAAAAIGFIAPDALTDGWEAAAKTTAPVEVATWHLQELCRWGVDQLGDFPRLTRLLELAKRVADAVDCAGLPLFAAWRAMPVPDASPGAQLAVVLHLLHEHRLGVHVVAVRASGLTPLQAIIAGPEGETGAVAFGWQPPYPPAGPIVRRLMWAESVADSLAGQAYAALDLGERVELIGLLESLSHRIGG, from the coding sequence GTGACCCCCGAACAGGCAGCCGCCAATGCCCGGGCGGGCCTCGCGTCGCTCGTCGGGGCGTTCGCCGAGTCCCCGCAGACGCTGCGTCGCGCCCGGCTGATGGGCCTGTCCGGGTGGGCGTACCACGTGTCCGCCCGGGCCGGTGCGCTCGGTGACGTCCGGCCGGAGACCGCCGCGGCTGCCATCGGCTTCATCGCCCCGGACGCGCTCACCGACGGCTGGGAGGCGGCCGCCAAGACCACCGCGCCGGTCGAGGTGGCCACGTGGCACCTGCAGGAGCTGTGCCGCTGGGGCGTCGACCAGCTCGGCGACTTCCCGCGCCTCACCCGGCTGCTGGAGCTGGCCAAGCGGGTGGCCGACGCCGTGGACTGCGCCGGGCTGCCACTGTTCGCCGCCTGGCGGGCCATGCCGGTGCCCGACGCGTCGCCGGGCGCCCAGCTCGCGGTCGTGCTGCACCTGCTCCACGAGCACCGGCTCGGCGTGCACGTCGTGGCCGTCCGGGCCAGCGGCCTCACCCCGCTGCAGGCGATCATCGCCGGGCCCGAGGGGGAGACGGGCGCGGTCGCGTTCGGCTGGCAACCGCCGTACCCGCCGGCCGGGCCGATCGTGCGGCGGCTGATGTGGGCGGAGTCGGTGGCGGACTCGCTGGCCGGGCAGGCGTACGCGGCCCTGGACCTCGGCGAGCGCGTCGAACTGATCGGGCTCCTGGAATCCCTGTCGCACCGGATCGGCGGATAG
- a CDS encoding GNAT family N-acetyltransferase: MTALPAGWRTRRPTLDDIPEILALARASDIAAVGEPDFTAEDVREALTGVNTDMSRDCWVAVDEGGAIVGWAYPHNPGGGDREFVEVYVWPERGVPAQRPLLELMLRRVAERGAEFGHSPYVVRAGAVPTEEPWIAALTDAGFTFIKQHARMTMSLEGVAPEPPQPPPGITVRPVRAGDEAEMRRFHATIEEAFRDSDHHATGYDAWREGIAAESSVSYDEWFVGEADGEWAGVLQSSDSSAEEGVGWVRNLAVLRAYRRRGVGEALLRRAFATYAAKGRTSVGLGVDLANPTRAARLYRAVGMRPMFEANVYELKI; this comes from the coding sequence GTGACCGCACTTCCCGCCGGGTGGCGTACGCGCCGGCCCACGCTCGACGACATCCCCGAGATCCTCGCCCTGGCCCGGGCCAGCGACATCGCCGCCGTGGGGGAGCCCGACTTCACCGCGGAGGACGTCCGCGAGGCGCTCACCGGCGTCAACACCGACATGTCCCGCGACTGCTGGGTGGCCGTGGACGAGGGCGGCGCGATCGTCGGGTGGGCGTACCCGCACAACCCCGGCGGCGGGGACCGCGAATTCGTCGAGGTGTACGTCTGGCCCGAGCGCGGCGTACCGGCGCAGCGGCCGCTCCTCGAGCTCATGCTGCGGCGCGTCGCCGAGCGTGGCGCCGAGTTCGGGCACTCGCCGTACGTCGTTCGGGCCGGCGCGGTCCCGACCGAGGAGCCGTGGATCGCCGCACTGACCGACGCCGGTTTCACGTTCATCAAGCAGCACGCCCGGATGACCATGTCGCTGGAGGGCGTGGCGCCCGAGCCGCCGCAGCCGCCGCCCGGCATCACCGTGCGCCCGGTGCGCGCCGGCGACGAGGCCGAGATGCGCCGCTTCCACGCGACGATCGAGGAGGCGTTCCGGGACAGCGACCACCACGCGACCGGCTACGACGCCTGGCGGGAAGGTATCGCCGCGGAGTCGAGCGTCTCGTACGACGAATGGTTCGTCGGGGAGGCCGACGGGGAGTGGGCGGGGGTGCTGCAGTCCTCCGACTCCAGCGCCGAGGAGGGCGTCGGCTGGGTGCGGAACCTCGCCGTGCTGAGGGCGTACCGGAGAAGGGGTGTGGGTGAGGCGCTCCTGCGCCGCGCTTTCGCGACCTACGCGGCCAAGGGCCGCACGTCCGTCGGCCTGGGCGTCGACCTGGCCAATCCCACCCGGGCCGCGCGGCTCTACCGCGCGGTGGGGATGCGCCCGATGTTCGAGGCGAACGTCTACGAGCTGAAGATCTAG
- a CDS encoding gamma-glutamylcyclotransferase: MGHYAAYGSNLDPARMRAYCPHSPMVGVGWVEGWRLTFAGEGDMGWEGAVTTIVESPGDRVFVSLYDVHPWDAAQLDEVEGVTAGAYQKLTVRVSTLEGDLSAWVYVFDGYEGGMPTAWYLSEIANAAEKAGAPDDYVNELRQRPTRTSAPEL, translated from the coding sequence GTGGGTCACTACGCCGCGTACGGCTCAAACCTCGATCCGGCCCGTATGCGGGCCTATTGTCCGCACTCGCCGATGGTGGGCGTGGGGTGGGTCGAGGGCTGGCGGCTGACCTTCGCCGGTGAGGGCGACATGGGCTGGGAGGGCGCGGTCACCACGATCGTCGAGTCCCCCGGCGACCGGGTCTTCGTCTCGCTCTACGACGTGCACCCCTGGGACGCCGCCCAGCTCGACGAGGTCGAGGGCGTGACCGCGGGGGCGTACCAGAAGCTCACCGTGCGGGTCTCGACGCTCGAGGGCGACCTGAGCGCGTGGGTCTACGTCTTCGACGGCTACGAGGGCGGCATGCCGACGGCCTGGTATCTCTCCGAGATCGCCAACGCCGCGGAGAAGGCGGGCGCGCCCGACGACTACGTCAACGAGCTGCGCCAGCGCCCCACCCGGACGTCGGCCCCGGAGCTCTAG
- a CDS encoding NAD(P)H-quinone dehydrogenase codes for MSRIVIIGGGPGGYEAALVAAQLDAEVTLVEAEGAGGACVLSDCVPSKTFIASSEVVTGYRHNERFGVRSAGLEGVSVDAKAVNERVKKLALAQSGDIQSKLVKAGVDVVAGRARLGEDTLGHTHQVLISPHGGEPYAVDAATVLIATGATPRVLPSARPDGERILDWRQVYDLTELPEHLVVIGSGVTGAEFASAYLAMGVQVTLVSSRERVMPHEDADAAMAIERVFRERGMTILNQSRADSVVNTGDGVQVTLSDGRVVTGSHALMAVGAVPNTADLGLREYGVDVAQGGYVTVDRVSRTNVPGIYAAGDCTGVLPLASVAAMQGRIAIWHAMGEAVAPLRLRTVSANVFTDPELATVGVSQNDVDAGKVPARQVMLPLTGNARAKMAGLRDGFVKLFCRPATGQIVGGVVVAPKASELILPITMAIENNLTVDQLAHTITIYPSLSGSIAEAARQLMQHELQ; via the coding sequence GTGAGTCGGATCGTGATCATCGGCGGCGGGCCGGGCGGGTACGAGGCGGCGCTGGTCGCGGCGCAGCTCGACGCGGAGGTCACGCTCGTCGAGGCCGAGGGGGCCGGCGGCGCGTGCGTGCTCTCCGACTGCGTGCCCTCCAAGACGTTCATCGCCAGTTCCGAGGTGGTGACCGGCTACCGCCACAACGAGCGGTTCGGGGTGCGCTCCGCCGGGCTCGAGGGCGTGAGCGTCGACGCGAAGGCGGTCAACGAGCGGGTCAAGAAGCTGGCGCTCGCCCAGTCCGGCGACATCCAGTCGAAGCTGGTCAAGGCCGGGGTGGACGTCGTGGCCGGGCGGGCGCGGCTCGGCGAGGACACCCTCGGCCACACCCACCAGGTGCTGATCAGCCCGCACGGCGGCGAGCCGTACGCGGTGGACGCCGCCACCGTGCTGATCGCCACCGGCGCGACCCCGCGGGTGCTGCCCTCCGCGCGGCCCGACGGCGAGCGCATCCTCGACTGGCGGCAGGTGTACGACCTCACCGAGCTGCCCGAGCACCTGGTCGTCATCGGTTCCGGCGTCACCGGCGCCGAGTTCGCCAGCGCCTACCTCGCCATGGGCGTGCAGGTGACGCTGGTGTCCAGCCGCGAGCGGGTCATGCCGCACGAGGACGCCGACGCCGCCATGGCCATCGAGCGGGTCTTCCGCGAGCGCGGCATGACGATCCTCAACCAGTCCCGCGCCGACTCCGTGGTCAACACCGGCGACGGCGTCCAGGTCACCCTCTCCGACGGCCGGGTGGTCACCGGCTCGCACGCGCTGATGGCCGTCGGCGCCGTGCCGAACACCGCCGACCTGGGCCTGCGCGAGTACGGCGTCGACGTCGCCCAGGGCGGCTACGTGACCGTCGACCGAGTGTCCCGCACCAACGTCCCGGGGATCTACGCGGCCGGTGACTGCACCGGTGTGCTGCCCCTGGCCAGCGTCGCCGCCATGCAGGGCCGCATCGCCATCTGGCACGCCATGGGCGAGGCCGTCGCGCCGCTGCGGCTGCGTACGGTCTCCGCCAACGTCTTCACCGACCCGGAGCTGGCCACCGTCGGCGTCTCGCAGAACGACGTGGACGCGGGCAAGGTCCCGGCCCGGCAGGTGATGCTGCCGCTGACCGGCAACGCCCGCGCCAAGATGGCCGGCCTGCGCGACGGGTTCGTCAAGCTCTTCTGCCGCCCGGCCACGGGTCAGATCGTCGGTGGCGTGGTGGTGGCGCCGAAGGCCAGCGAGCTGATCCTGCCGATCACGATGGCGATCGAGAACAACCTGACGGTGGACCAGCTGGCCCACACGATCACGATCTACCCGTCGCTGTCCGGCTCGATCGCCGAGGCCGCCCGTCAGCTCATGCAGCACGAGCTGCAGTGA
- a CDS encoding DedA family protein, producing the protein MTDLLTVMATPAWAYLAIFGFLAIDAMVPVVPIQAIMITSGALTVYGNLNLALVIAVGALGMFTGDSIAFVLGRTAGHARKHWLSDRLAALRQRFAPRADPGAPEAEPTESRTKRAAARFTRGLRRPGPLVLLLCRFVPGGRMAAGYHAGRTGYPIKLFILYDGGAAIAWATYGGLVGHVGGTAVTQSAWRLFAIAATAALIFGTAGWILALFGGRKDAGEAGEEAGEAADPAEEQVGEVPAPEGQRARR; encoded by the coding sequence ATGACCGACCTGTTGACCGTGATGGCAACACCGGCGTGGGCCTACCTGGCAATTTTCGGGTTCCTCGCGATCGATGCGATGGTCCCGGTGGTGCCGATCCAGGCGATCATGATCACTTCGGGCGCCCTCACCGTCTACGGCAACCTCAACCTGGCTCTGGTCATCGCGGTGGGCGCGCTGGGCATGTTCACCGGCGACTCGATCGCGTTCGTGCTGGGGCGCACGGCCGGGCACGCCCGCAAGCACTGGCTGAGCGACCGGCTGGCGGCGCTGCGGCAGCGGTTCGCACCCCGGGCCGACCCGGGCGCCCCCGAGGCGGAACCCACCGAGTCGCGCACCAAGCGCGCGGCGGCCCGTTTCACCCGCGGCCTGCGGCGGCCCGGCCCGCTGGTGCTGCTGCTCTGCCGGTTCGTGCCGGGCGGGCGGATGGCAGCCGGATACCACGCGGGGCGCACCGGCTACCCGATCAAGCTGTTCATCCTCTACGACGGCGGCGCGGCCATCGCCTGGGCCACGTACGGCGGCCTTGTCGGCCATGTCGGCGGCACGGCGGTGACGCAGTCGGCGTGGCGGCTGTTCGCGATCGCGGCCACCGCCGCCCTCATCTTCGGCACCGCGGGCTGGATCCTCGCCCTGTTCGGCGGCCGCAAGGACGCCGGGGAAGCGGGCGAGGAGGCCGGGGAAGCGGCAGACCCGGCGGAGGAACAGGTCGGCGAGGTCCCGGCCCCCGAAGGGCAGCGCGCCCGCCGGTGA
- a CDS encoding circularly permuted type 2 ATP-grasp protein, which yields MADLSEDYRLGPGWDEMFAEPGLPRESYAALHATLQPLSGAELGARAEVLAHAFAGRDASEPGVERRLALDIVPRIIAAAEWRAVERGVAQRIRALEAFLADVYGPGQVLADGVVPRRIIATSAHFLRAAAGINPPNGVRVHVAGVDLVRDERGAFRVLADDVRIPSGAGFLLENRRAVAQVLPEVFAAARVLPVESYPVMLLRALRAAAPVGVGDPTVVVLSPGVHNAGYAEHALLAREMGVELVEGRDLVCAGNDVAVRTTAGEQRVDVVHRRIDDDFLDPVHFRADSVIGVAGLLNAARAGRVTIANAVGNGIADDRLLYTYVPDLIRYYLDEEPLLPNVDTYRLDEPGVLDYVLTRLGELVLKPVDAVGGGGVVVGSLATSAELESVASAITADPRGWIAQREVELSTVPTLVGDGLRGRQVQLRSYAVNDGDEIRVLPGGLTRVTLPGSGPGDGSKDTWVLDSSPAPDAHRAAAVTLPVAGRPDPGPTGVGEAHRQQQGARGC from the coding sequence ATGGCGGATCTCTCTGAGGATTACCGCCTCGGCCCCGGCTGGGACGAGATGTTCGCGGAGCCCGGCCTGCCCCGGGAGAGCTATGCGGCGCTGCACGCCACGCTGCAGCCGCTCTCCGGCGCTGAGCTGGGCGCCCGGGCGGAGGTGCTGGCCCACGCCTTCGCCGGCCGGGATGCATCCGAGCCCGGCGTGGAGCGCCGGCTCGCGCTCGACATCGTCCCCCGCATCATCGCGGCCGCCGAGTGGCGCGCCGTCGAGCGTGGGGTCGCCCAGCGGATCCGCGCGCTGGAGGCCTTCCTCGCCGACGTGTACGGGCCCGGCCAGGTGCTCGCCGACGGCGTCGTGCCGCGCCGCATCATCGCCACCAGCGCCCACTTCCTGCGGGCCGCGGCCGGCATCAACCCGCCCAACGGCGTCCGCGTCCACGTGGCCGGCGTCGATCTCGTCCGCGACGAGCGGGGCGCGTTCCGGGTGCTCGCGGACGACGTACGCATCCCGTCCGGGGCGGGCTTCCTGCTGGAGAACCGGCGCGCTGTGGCCCAGGTGCTCCCCGAGGTCTTCGCCGCCGCCCGGGTCCTGCCGGTGGAGTCGTACCCGGTGATGCTGCTGCGGGCCCTGCGCGCGGCGGCGCCCGTGGGGGTCGGCGATCCGACGGTCGTGGTGCTCAGCCCGGGCGTGCACAACGCCGGGTACGCCGAGCACGCGCTGCTGGCCCGGGAGATGGGCGTCGAGCTGGTCGAGGGCCGTGACCTGGTCTGCGCCGGAAACGACGTCGCCGTGCGGACGACCGCGGGGGAGCAGCGCGTCGACGTCGTCCACCGGCGCATCGACGACGACTTCCTCGACCCGGTCCACTTCCGGGCCGACTCCGTCATCGGCGTCGCCGGGCTGCTCAACGCGGCGCGGGCCGGGCGGGTCACCATCGCCAACGCGGTCGGCAACGGCATCGCCGACGACAGGCTGCTCTACACCTACGTGCCGGACCTGATCCGGTACTACCTGGACGAGGAGCCGCTGCTGCCCAACGTGGACACGTACCGGCTGGATGAGCCCGGCGTCCTGGACTATGTGCTGACCCGTCTCGGCGAACTGGTGCTCAAGCCGGTCGACGCGGTGGGCGGCGGGGGCGTCGTCGTCGGCTCGCTCGCGACCTCGGCGGAGCTGGAGTCGGTCGCGTCGGCGATCACGGCGGACCCACGCGGCTGGATCGCCCAGCGGGAGGTCGAGCTCTCCACCGTGCCGACGCTGGTCGGCGACGGGCTGCGCGGCCGGCAGGTGCAGCTGCGCTCGTACGCGGTCAACGACGGCGACGAGATCCGGGTGCTCCCCGGCGGCCTCACCCGGGTGACGCTGCCAGGTTCCGGCCCGGGCGACGGTTCCAAGGACACCTGGGTGCTCGACTCCTCTCCCGCCCCCGACGCTCACCGTGCGGCGGCAGTGACGCTGCCGGTGGCCGGCCGCCCGGATCCGGGTCCCACCGGCGTGGGTGAGGCTCATCGGCAGCAACAGGGAGCGCGGGGATGCTGA
- a CDS encoding alpha-E domain-containing protein produces the protein MLSRVAESLYWIGRYVERAEGTARIIDVHLQRVRVDPWTDEDRACRSLLAVMGMPGRDDPVTSADVVAVLGLDERSTASVAGALAAARENARGIPEALSAEMRECLTVTRHDLADAFFRSVRERCAVMAGLTEATMSRDEGWRFLVLGRSVERVDMTARLLRTHEKMGGIVPSWLTLLRSCGAWETFQRTYRGSLDDRHAAEFLLLDRLFPRSVFAALGAAEACLSDLEPDPGRSGVATDAQRLLGRARTNLEFRGADELIDDLAPVLADLERTCSQVDEAVSRRYFPRTAAVTWMSEVVA, from the coding sequence ATGCTGAGCCGCGTCGCCGAGTCGCTGTACTGGATCGGCCGGTACGTCGAACGCGCCGAGGGCACCGCCCGCATCATCGATGTGCACCTGCAGCGCGTGCGCGTGGACCCGTGGACCGACGAGGACCGGGCCTGCCGGTCGCTGCTGGCCGTGATGGGCATGCCCGGCCGGGACGACCCGGTCACGTCAGCGGACGTGGTCGCGGTGCTCGGCCTCGACGAGCGCAGCACTGCCTCGGTCGCCGGTGCGCTTGCCGCCGCCCGGGAGAACGCCCGCGGCATCCCGGAAGCCCTCTCCGCCGAGATGCGGGAATGTCTCACCGTCACCCGGCATGACCTCGCCGACGCGTTCTTCCGATCGGTACGGGAACGGTGCGCGGTCATGGCTGGGCTCACCGAGGCCACCATGAGCCGCGACGAGGGCTGGCGGTTCCTCGTGCTCGGGCGCAGCGTCGAACGGGTCGACATGACCGCGCGGCTGCTGCGTACGCACGAAAAGATGGGCGGCATCGTGCCGTCGTGGCTGACGCTGCTGCGGTCCTGTGGGGCGTGGGAGACGTTCCAGCGGACGTACCGTGGCTCCCTCGACGACCGGCACGCCGCGGAGTTCCTGCTGCTCGACCGGCTGTTCCCCCGCTCGGTCTTCGCCGCCCTCGGCGCCGCCGAGGCGTGCCTGTCCGACCTGGAGCCCGACCCGGGCCGTTCCGGTGTCGCGACCGACGCGCAGCGGCTCCTCGGGCGGGCCCGCACCAACCTCGAGTTCCGCGGCGCCGACGAGCTGATCGACGACCTGGCGCCGGTGCTGGCCGACCTGGAACGTACGTGTTCGCAGGTCGACGAGGCGGTGTCGCGCCGCTACTTCCCCCGGACCGCGGCGGTCACCTGGATGTCGGAAGTGGTGGCATGA
- a CDS encoding transglutaminase family protein, with protein MTSPMTDNWRLKIEHRSGFDYAGPVSSSYHEARMWPRNEARQAVLDAHVEVWPPARTYRYEDYWGTVVTAFDLQAPHETVTVTATSTVETQPPGDLIDDGEGAGWPDLAVPETVDRWYELLRPTPRTGLTDELTAIAADIRGAHSTPHAAALAACEFVRAEVAVRPGPRGAVVATGPADAGGQSAARDVGELRRGACQDISHLTVGLLRAMGVPARYVSGYLHPAPAAAIGDTVAGQSHAWVEWWVGRWTAFDPVNGVPVGERHVVVGRGREHGDVPPLKALYPGPAGSGGTGRAVEVTITRLR; from the coding sequence ATGACGAGCCCGATGACCGACAACTGGCGGCTCAAGATCGAGCACCGGAGCGGCTTCGACTACGCCGGGCCGGTGTCGTCGTCGTACCACGAGGCCCGCATGTGGCCCCGCAACGAGGCGCGCCAGGCGGTGCTGGACGCGCATGTCGAGGTGTGGCCGCCGGCGCGCACATACCGCTACGAGGACTACTGGGGCACGGTCGTCACGGCGTTCGACCTGCAGGCGCCGCACGAGACGGTGACGGTCACCGCCACTTCCACAGTGGAAACACAGCCGCCCGGCGACCTCATCGACGACGGCGAAGGGGCGGGCTGGCCGGACCTGGCCGTCCCGGAAACCGTCGACCGCTGGTACGAGTTGCTCCGGCCCACCCCGCGCACCGGCCTCACCGACGAGCTGACGGCCATCGCGGCGGACATCCGCGGTGCCCACTCGACCCCGCACGCCGCGGCGCTGGCAGCCTGCGAGTTCGTCCGCGCCGAGGTCGCCGTCCGGCCCGGCCCCCGCGGTGCCGTCGTCGCCACCGGGCCTGCGGACGCCGGCGGGCAGAGCGCCGCCCGCGATGTCGGGGAGCTGCGCCGAGGGGCCTGCCAGGACATCAGCCACCTGACCGTGGGGCTGCTGCGGGCGATGGGCGTGCCGGCCCGGTACGTCTCCGGCTACCTGCACCCGGCGCCGGCCGCGGCGATCGGGGACACGGTCGCCGGGCAGAGCCACGCCTGGGTCGAGTGGTGGGTCGGCCGCTGGACCGCGTTCGACCCGGTCAACGGCGTGCCGGTCGGCGAACGGCACGTCGTGGTCGGCCGGGGCCGCGAACACGGTGACGTGCCGCCCCTGAAAGCCCTGTACCCCGGCCCCGCCGGGTCCGGTGGCACCGGCCGGGCCGTCGAGGTGACGATCACCCGGCTCCGCTGA